The Streptomyces pactum genome contains a region encoding:
- a CDS encoding catalase: MSQRVLTTRTLTTESGAPVADNQNSASAGIGGPLLIQDQHLLEKLARFNRERIPERVVHARGSGAYGHFEVTDDVTGFTHADFLSTVGKRTEVFLRFSTVADSLGGADAVRDPRGFALKFYTEEGNYDLVGNNTPVFFIKDPIKFPDFIHSQKRDPFSGRQEPDNVWDFWAHSPEATHQVTWLMGDRGIPASYRHMDGFGSHTYQWTNGKGESFFVKYHFKTDQGIRCLTADQAAELAGQDPTSHQTDLVQAIERGVYPSWTLHVQLMPVAEAANYRFNPFDVTKVWPHADYPLKRVGRLVLDRNPDNVFAEVEQAAFSPNNFVPGIGPSPDKMLQGRLFAYADAHRYRLGVNHTQLAVNAPKAVPGGADNYGRDGLMASHSRGRDAKNYEPNSYDGPVETGRPLAAPLAVSGHTGTHAAPQHTKDDDFLQAGELYRLMSEDERKRLIANIAGGLSQVSRGDVVEKNLAHFHAADTEYGRRVEEAVRALRED; encoded by the coding sequence ATGTCGCAGCGCGTGCTCACGACGCGGACTCTCACCACGGAGTCCGGCGCCCCGGTCGCAGACAACCAGAACTCCGCCTCCGCCGGCATCGGCGGTCCCCTCCTCATCCAGGACCAGCACCTGCTGGAGAAGCTCGCCCGCTTCAACCGCGAGCGCATCCCGGAGCGCGTGGTGCACGCCCGCGGCTCCGGCGCCTACGGCCACTTCGAGGTGACCGACGACGTCACCGGCTTCACGCACGCCGACTTCCTGAGCACCGTCGGCAAGCGCACCGAGGTCTTCCTGCGCTTCTCCACCGTGGCCGACTCGCTGGGCGGCGCGGACGCGGTCCGCGACCCGCGCGGCTTCGCGCTGAAGTTCTACACCGAGGAGGGCAACTACGACCTCGTCGGCAACAACACCCCGGTGTTCTTCATCAAGGACCCGATCAAGTTCCCCGACTTCATCCACTCGCAGAAGCGCGACCCGTTCTCGGGCCGCCAGGAGCCGGACAACGTCTGGGACTTCTGGGCGCACTCCCCCGAGGCCACGCACCAGGTGACCTGGCTGATGGGCGACCGCGGCATCCCGGCGTCGTACCGCCACATGGACGGCTTCGGCTCGCACACCTACCAGTGGACGAACGGCAAGGGCGAGTCCTTCTTCGTCAAGTACCACTTCAAGACGGACCAGGGCATCCGCTGTCTGACCGCCGACCAGGCCGCGGAGCTCGCGGGCCAGGACCCGACCTCGCACCAGACGGACCTGGTGCAGGCGATCGAGCGGGGCGTGTACCCGTCCTGGACGCTGCACGTGCAGCTCATGCCGGTGGCCGAGGCCGCGAACTACCGCTTCAACCCCTTCGACGTGACCAAGGTGTGGCCGCACGCCGACTACCCGCTCAAGCGGGTGGGCCGGCTGGTGCTGGACCGCAACCCGGACAACGTCTTCGCCGAGGTCGAGCAGGCCGCGTTCTCCCCGAACAACTTCGTTCCGGGCATCGGCCCCTCCCCCGACAAGATGCTCCAGGGCCGGCTGTTCGCCTACGCGGACGCGCACCGCTACCGCCTGGGCGTCAACCACACCCAGCTCGCGGTGAACGCCCCGAAGGCGGTGCCCGGCGGCGCGGACAACTACGGCCGCGACGGCCTCATGGCCTCCCACTCGCGGGGCCGGGACGCCAAGAACTACGAGCCGAACTCGTACGACGGCCCGGTCGAGACCGGCCGTCCGCTGGCGGCCCCGCTCGCGGTGTCCGGCCACACCGGCACCCACGCGGCGCCGCAGCACACCAAGGACGACGACTTCCTCCAGGCCGGTGAGCTGTACCGCCTGATGTCCGAGGACGAGAGGAAGCGCCTGATCGCGAACATCGCCGGCGGCCTGTCCCAGGTCTCCCGGGGCGACGTGGTCGAGAAGAACCTCGCGCACTTCCACGCCGCCGACACCGAGTACGGCAGGCGCGTGGAGGAGGCGGTCCGCGCCCTGCGCGAGGACTGA